A portion of the Fulvia fulva chromosome 1, complete sequence genome contains these proteins:
- a CDS encoding translation elongation factor EF-1 alpha, translated as MGKEKTHINVVVIGHVDSGKSTTTGHLIYKCGGIDKRTIEKFEKEAAELGKGSFKYAWVLDKLKAERERGITIDIALWKFETPKYYVTVIDAPGHRDFIKNMITGTSQADCAILIIAAGTGEFEAGISKDGQTREHALLAYTLGVKQLIVAINKMDTTKWSEDRFNEIIKETSNFIKKVGYNPKTVPFVPISGFNGDNMIDVSSNCPWYKGWEKETKSKVTGKTLLEAIDGIDPPSRPSDKPLRLPLQDVYKIGGIGTVPVGRVETGVIKAGMVVTFAPAGVTTEVKSVEMHHEQLTEGLPGDNVGFNVKNVSVKEIRRGNVAGDSKNDPPKGCDSFNAQVIVLNHPGQVGAGYAPVLDCHTAHIACKFSELLEKIDRRSGKSIEASPKFIKSGDAAIVKMIPSKPMCVEAFTEYPPLGRFAVRDMRQTVAVGVIKSVVKAEKGAGKVTKAAVKASKK; from the exons ATGGG TAAGGAAAAGACTCACATCAACGTCGTCGTCATCGGCCATGTCGACTCCGGCAAGTCAACCACCACTGGAC ACTTGATCTACAAGTGCGGTGGTATCGACAAGCGTACCATTGAGAAGTTCGAGAAG GAAGCCGCCGAGTTGGGCAAGGGCTCCTTCAAGTACGCGTGGGTGCTCGACAAGCTGAAGGCCGAGCGTGAGCGTGGTATCACTATCGACATTGCCCTCTGGAAGTTTGAAACGCCTAAGTACTATGTCACTGTCATCGACGCCCCAGGTCACCGTGATTTCATCAAGAACATGATCACTGGTACCTCCCAGGCCGACTGCGCCATTCTCATCATTGCCGCTGGTACTGGTGAGTTCGAGGCCGGCATCTCCAAGGATGGCCAGACTCGTGAGCACGCTCTCCTCGCCTACACTCTGGGTGTGAAGCAGCTCATCGTCGCCATCAACAAGATGGACACCACCAAGTGGTCCGAGGACCGCTTCAACGAGATCATCAAGGAGACCTCCAACTTCATCAAGAAGGTCGGCTACAACCCAAAGACCGTCCCATTCGTTCCAATCTCCGGCTTCAACGGCGACAACATGATCGACGTTTCCAGCAACTGCCCATGGTACAAGGGCTGGGAGAAGGAGACCAAGTCCAAGGTTACCGGCAAGACCCTTCTCGAGGCCATCGACGGTATCGACCCACCATCGCGTCCATCTGACAAGCCCCTCCGTCTGCCACTCCAGGACGTGTACAAGATCGGTGGTATTGGCACGGTTCCAGTCGGTCGTGTCGAGACCGGTGTCATCAAGGCCGGCATGGTTGTCACCTTCGCCCCAGCTGGTGTCACCACCGAAGTCAAGTCCGTTGAGATGCACCACGAACAGCTCACCGAGGGTCTTCCAGGTGACAACGTCGGCTTCAACGTCAAGAACGTCTCCGTGAAGGAGATTCGTCGTGGCAACGTCGCCGGTGACTCCAAGAACGACCCACCAAAGGGCTGCGACTCGTTCAACGCCCAGGTCATCGTCCTCAATCACCCAGGTCAGGTCGGTGCCGGTTACGCTCCAGTCCTCGACTGCCACACCGCCCACATCGCCTGCAAGTTCTCCGAGCTCCTCGAGAAGATCGACCGTCGTTCCGGCAAGTCGATTGAAGCCTCGCCAAAGTTCATCAAGTCCGGTGACGCCGCCATCGTCAAGATGATCCCATCCAAGCCAATGTGCGTGGAGGCTTTCACCGAGTACCCACCACTTGGTCGCTTCGCCGTCCGTGATATGAGACAGACCGTCGCTGTCGGTGTCATCAAGTCTGTCGTCAAG GCTGAGAAAGGCGCCGGC AAGGTCACCAAGGCCGCCGTCAAGGCTTCCAAGAAGTAG
- a CDS encoding Required for respiratory growth protein 9, mitochondrial codes for MPESPQMFPGHLDGLHVDFCTQQAQLAASNPTTTMTSTLHRCSCSTRALETLVKELAGIDLRRHRAQRFFQHSRALSTRPPTRHVATVAHTHADHGFVSFQPGSSSSSQSAGGSARSSQATTAGTQGDPEASQRKDEGDREWHAEIETMQPGRREETEVISQVGTIDSVRLPDPGLELACNDVANPVAPILHLPAISQRFTQGDAQPMSAMKPALGSKTTSRKLRKARRIEAGTYKPAADSRLTALDKIEMLEGPSMKQKAEQPMTHELETKSAAQNQTIDGKRRSKATVGAKGVTKMKENNTGSSKHTAPSRTPPKDKTVKKETWQIQKAALDRKFAGQGWQPRKRLSPDTLEGIRALHASDPASYSTATLAEHFQITPEAIRRVLRSKWRPKPEEIEDRMKRWENRGLRKWEEMSATGVKPPKRWRDMGVQNPLLKKKLQKKERSNEAGWNRAEQLADRLPFGGSFAERLL; via the coding sequence ATGCCCGAGTCTCCGCAAATGTTTCCCGGCCACCTCGACGGCCTTCATGTTGATTTCTGCACTCAGCAGGCCCAGCTTGCTGCTTCAAACCCTACAACAACGATGACATCGACACTTCATCGGTGCTCCTGCTCGACAAGAGCGCTCGAGACACTTGTGAAAGAGCTCGCTGGCATCGATCTTCGTCGACATCGAGCCCAGCGCTTCTTCCAGCACTCCCGAGCCCTCAGCACACGACCTCCCACGCGACACGTTGCCACGGTCGCACACACGCACGCAGACCATGGCTTCGTGTCATTTCAGCCgggcagcagcagcagcagtcAGAGTGCCGGTGGCTCGGCCAGATCAAGCCAGGCGACTACAGCCGGGACACAAGGAGACCCAGAGGCTAGCCAGCGCAAAGACGAGGGCGATCGAGAGTGGCATGCAGAGATCGAGACAATGCAGCCTGGCAGACGCGAAGAGACAGAAGTCATCAGTCAAGTCGGCACCATCGACTCAGTCCGTCTGCCAGATCCAGGTCTTGAACTCGCGTGCAACGACGTCGCCAACCCAGTCGCTCCTATTCTACATCTCCCTGCGATATCACAGCGCTTCACGCAAGGGGACGCCCAACCAATGTCGGCGATGAAACCAGCGCTAGGATCCAAAACTACAAGTCGAAAGCTTCGGAAGGCCAGAAGGATTGAAGCGGGTACCTACAAACCAGCTGCAGACTCCAGGTTGACTGCGTTGGATAAGATAGAAATGCTGGAAGGCCCGTCGATGAAGCAGAAGGCTGAACAGCCAATGACTCACGAACTTGAAACAAAGTCGGCCGCACAGAACCAGACCATCGACGGGAAGAGGAGAAGCAAAGCAACGGTTGGCGCAAAGGGTGTTACAAAGATGAAAGAAAACAACACTGGCTCTTCGAAGCACACAGCGCCGTCGCGAACGCCTCCCAAAGACAAGACTGTCAAGAAGGAGACATGGCAAATCCAAAAGGCGGCTCTTGACCGCAAATTCGCTGGGCAGGGATGGCAGCCACGCAAGCGCCTCTCACCAGATACTCTCGAAGGTATTCGTGCCCTCCACGCCTCGGATCCAGCTTCCTACTCTACTGCTACCTTAGCCGAACATTTTCAGATCACACCGGAGGCCATCCGCCGCGTACTTCGATCAAAGTGGCGACCAAAGCCTGAGGAGATTGAAGATCGCATGAAGCGATGGGAGAATCGTGGATTGAGGAAATGGGAGGAAATGTCGGCTACGGGAGTGAAGCCGCCGAAGAGATGGAGAGATATGGGCGTTCAGAATCCCTTGTTGAAGAAGAAGCTCCAGAAGAAGGAGCGCTCAAATGAGGCTGGGTGGAACCGGGCAGAACAGTTGGCCGACAGACTTCCTTTTGGGGGGTCTTTCGCAGAGAGACTGCTGTAG